In Spirochaeta lutea, a single genomic region encodes these proteins:
- the proB gene encoding glutamate 5-kinase produces MRDLAYITRMVVKLGTNVLTSRAQWQEGLYPSQGRRIREGEIDLAYLYRVADQVSGLVAQGKQVLLVSSGAIGMGARELGLDRRVSSVQMRQACAAIGQPLLMDEYRRVFSIFGLTVAQILITRDTLNNRTSYNNLRSAVERLLQMRVIPIFNENDTVSTAEIGSAFGDNDQLSALVASKIDAELLILLSDIDALYDQDPRVNHQARPIRQVHSLSPEIYAAAGDNGSEFSTGGMKTKLKAVTIARDAGCSVILAHGRTPDILPRLVAGEDLGTLFDPAEPLKNRIRWLKNAIPSGSITVDQGALQAMRDKKSLLPRGVVSVQGVFEAGSVIQVNDIAHILCAFSSEELRLIQGKHSQEIPGILGPESKDLLARPEDTVFLDT; encoded by the coding sequence ATGAGGGATCTCGCATACATCACACGGATGGTTGTTAAGCTCGGAACCAACGTACTCACCTCCCGGGCTCAGTGGCAGGAGGGACTGTATCCCAGCCAGGGGCGCCGCATTCGGGAAGGAGAAATCGACCTTGCCTACCTCTACCGCGTGGCCGATCAGGTTTCAGGGCTGGTTGCCCAGGGCAAACAGGTCCTCTTGGTATCCTCCGGAGCCATCGGCATGGGAGCCCGGGAACTCGGCCTTGACCGAAGGGTAAGCTCGGTTCAGATGCGCCAAGCCTGCGCCGCCATCGGCCAGCCCCTGCTGATGGATGAGTACCGCCGGGTATTCTCCATCTTCGGACTGACGGTGGCCCAGATCCTCATTACCCGGGACACCCTGAACAATCGGACCAGCTACAATAATTTACGGAGCGCCGTGGAACGCCTGCTTCAGATGCGGGTGATTCCCATTTTCAACGAAAATGATACCGTGAGCACCGCAGAAATCGGCAGTGCCTTCGGAGATAACGACCAGCTTTCAGCCCTGGTGGCAAGCAAGATTGATGCCGAGCTCCTTATTCTCCTCAGTGATATCGATGCCCTCTACGATCAGGATCCCCGGGTAAATCACCAAGCCCGGCCCATCCGGCAGGTTCACAGCCTCAGCCCTGAGATCTATGCCGCTGCCGGGGACAACGGTTCGGAGTTTTCTACCGGCGGTATGAAGACCAAACTCAAAGCAGTAACCATCGCGAGAGATGCGGGCTGCTCCGTCATCCTTGCCCACGGACGTACCCCGGACATCCTTCCCCGGCTGGTGGCCGGTGAAGACCTCGGAACCCTCTTCGACCCTGCGGAACCCCTTAAAAACCGAATCCGATGGCTGAAAAACGCCATCCCTTCAGGATCCATTACGGTAGATCAGGGGGCCTTGCAGGCCATGCGGGATAAAAAGAGCCTGCTTCCCCGGGGGGTTGTTTCGGTTCAGGGTGTTTTTGAAGCGGGGTCCGTCATACAGGTTAACGATATTGCCCACATACTCTGTGCCTTTAGCAGCGAGGAGCTGCGGCTGATTCAGGGCAAACATAGCCAGGAGATCCCGGGTATCCTCGGTCCGGAGAGTAAGGATCTGCTTGCTCGTCCCGAGGATACGGTTTTTCTGGACACCTGA
- a CDS encoding glutamate-5-semialdehyde dehydrogenase, with amino-acid sequence MRIPYHHPMKTRDIAEAARRASRSLAGLDRTTKDSILASIAEALENNRDVIFKANREDLAQAEKDNLETPLLKRLGFQEDKLAEVVEGLKALTSLEDPVGRQLDATELDEGLELYKVSCPIGVIGMIFESRPDALVQIAGLSLKSGNAVVLKGGSEASRTNRALFTVISQAAEQAGAPQGWIGLLETRDQITDLLGMDDLIDLLIPRGSNEFVRYIMENSHIPVMGHADGICHIYVHHDADVDQAVKIILDSKTQYVAVCNALETLLVHRDIAPQLLPVLAQALDQAKVEIRGDSNVRHTIPTAKAAVDQDWSTEYLDYILAIKTVDSLDQAIDHINTYGSGHTDAILTQDAQASKRFFAQVDSSSVLWNCSTRFADGFRYGLGAEVGISTGKLHARGPVGLQGLMTYKWQLYGQGQIVGDYSGGGKTYTHRPIEHQKPF; translated from the coding sequence CTGAGAATCCCCTACCATCACCCTATGAAAACCCGCGACATTGCCGAAGCAGCCAGGCGTGCATCCCGCAGCCTGGCAGGATTAGACAGAACAACCAAGGACTCGATCCTTGCATCCATCGCCGAAGCCCTGGAGAACAACCGGGATGTCATTTTCAAGGCGAACCGGGAGGACCTTGCCCAGGCTGAAAAAGACAACCTTGAAACACCCCTCTTAAAACGCCTGGGCTTTCAAGAGGATAAACTCGCCGAGGTAGTAGAGGGCCTCAAGGCCCTGACCAGCCTGGAAGATCCCGTAGGAAGACAGCTCGATGCCACCGAGCTTGATGAGGGATTAGAGCTCTACAAGGTAAGCTGCCCCATCGGAGTAATCGGCATGATCTTCGAATCCCGGCCAGATGCCCTGGTTCAGATAGCCGGGTTATCCCTAAAAAGCGGCAACGCTGTGGTACTCAAGGGAGGCAGCGAGGCAAGCCGGACAAACCGCGCCCTATTCACCGTCATCTCCCAGGCCGCTGAGCAAGCCGGCGCCCCCCAGGGCTGGATCGGTCTCCTCGAAACCCGTGACCAGATTACCGATCTGCTCGGCATGGACGACCTCATCGATCTTCTGATACCCCGGGGTTCCAATGAGTTCGTTCGGTACATTATGGAAAACAGTCACATTCCGGTAATGGGTCACGCCGACGGCATCTGTCATATCTACGTTCACCATGACGCGGATGTTGATCAGGCCGTTAAAATCATCCTGGATTCTAAGACCCAGTATGTGGCGGTGTGCAACGCCCTGGAAACGCTGCTGGTGCACCGCGACATCGCTCCCCAGCTCCTTCCCGTCCTGGCCCAAGCCCTGGATCAGGCTAAGGTAGAGATTCGAGGGGATTCGAATGTCCGACACACCATTCCGACGGCGAAGGCTGCGGTGGATCAGGACTGGTCTACCGAGTACCTGGACTACATCCTAGCCATTAAAACCGTTGACTCCCTTGACCAAGCCATTGACCATATCAACACCTACGGATCGGGACACACCGATGCCATCCTTACCCAGGATGCCCAGGCGTCCAAACGGTTTTTCGCCCAGGTCGACAGCTCCAGCGTACTTTGGAACTGCTCCACCCGGTTCGCCGATGGATTCCGATACGGACTCGGGGCCGAGGTAGGAATCTCCACAGGTAAGCTCCATGCCCGGGGTCCGGTAGGATTGCAGGGATTGATGACGTATAAATGGCAGCTCTACGGCCAGGGGCAGATCGTCGGGGATTACTCCGGCGGGGGGAAAACCTACACCCACCGACCCATCGAACACCAGAAACCCTTCTAA
- a CDS encoding HD domain-containing phosphohydrolase: MRDLWDEDLLEFATEHTESAPPSADEMPPWNILIVDDDEEVHIITRLVLRDYVLDGRPARLFHAYSAQEAKALLSSESGIAVILLDVVMETDDAGLRLVRWIRDDLQNRLVRIILRTGQPGVAPEKQVITEYEINDYKSKTEITDIKLYTAITVALRGYRDLRSIQEHTRGFGHIIRSARSVLRHRNLNEFFSQAMEEAALLAGIDHEDWNTAPGVRGICLRAVDRGYMVVAVRGGYEVESGTRLPPDLSALNHPATAEIIAQVQGKPGIVFTDSEFCAHFQSQNGEYKTTLLIAAPGPLTHLDKELLHVFTSHIEVSYENLSLGQSIETSQREIIYTLGEVVESRSQETGNHVRRVGALAELLATLAGMDETQRSAMRLAAPMHDIGKIGIPDSILNKPGALTEEEREIIQSHAEIGYSILRSGKKGILQLAAELAYTHHERWDGSGYPRGLAGQSIPLSGRIVAIADVFDALTHTRVYKKAWTMEDALDYIGQNGGTQFDPELARRFVQSREEIKRIFNKYEEG, translated from the coding sequence ATGAGAGACCTATGGGATGAAGATCTGCTTGAGTTTGCAACAGAACATACTGAGTCTGCACCCCCCTCTGCGGATGAGATGCCTCCCTGGAACATCCTGATTGTAGATGACGATGAGGAGGTCCATATTATAACGAGGCTGGTGCTCCGGGACTACGTTTTGGACGGCAGGCCGGCCCGGCTTTTCCATGCGTACTCCGCCCAGGAGGCCAAGGCGCTGCTTTCGTCGGAATCGGGAATTGCGGTCATTCTCCTGGACGTGGTCATGGAGACGGATGATGCCGGCCTCCGGCTGGTACGCTGGATCCGGGATGATCTCCAGAACCGCCTGGTACGGATTATCCTCCGCACCGGTCAACCCGGGGTTGCTCCGGAGAAACAGGTTATCACCGAATATGAGATAAACGACTACAAATCAAAGACCGAGATAACGGATATCAAGCTCTACACCGCCATTACCGTTGCCTTACGCGGCTACCGGGACCTCCGGAGTATTCAGGAGCATACCCGAGGGTTCGGGCATATTATCCGCTCGGCCCGCAGCGTATTACGCCACAGGAATCTGAATGAGTTTTTCAGCCAGGCCATGGAGGAGGCCGCCCTGCTGGCTGGGATTGATCATGAGGATTGGAATACGGCCCCGGGGGTGCGGGGAATCTGTCTCCGGGCGGTAGACCGGGGCTACATGGTTGTTGCCGTACGGGGCGGCTACGAAGTTGAATCGGGAACCCGGTTACCTCCGGATCTATCGGCTCTGAACCATCCGGCGACAGCGGAGATAATCGCCCAGGTGCAGGGAAAACCCGGCATTGTGTTTACCGATTCGGAATTTTGCGCTCATTTTCAATCCCAGAACGGCGAATATAAAACCACCCTGCTCATTGCCGCTCCGGGTCCGCTGACCCATCTGGACAAGGAACTGCTGCATGTTTTTACCTCACACATTGAGGTTTCTTACGAGAACCTTTCCCTGGGGCAATCCATTGAAACCAGTCAGCGGGAAATTATTTACACCCTCGGAGAGGTGGTGGAAAGCCGGAGTCAGGAAACGGGAAACCATGTCCGCAGGGTAGGGGCTCTGGCCGAGCTCCTCGCCACCCTGGCGGGCATGGACGAAACCCAGCGATCTGCCATGCGCCTGGCTGCTCCCATGCATGACATCGGCAAAATCGGTATTCCCGATTCCATCCTGAATAAGCCCGGCGCCCTTACTGAAGAGGAGCGGGAAATAATCCAAAGTCATGCCGAGATCGGATACTCTATCCTTCGTTCGGGCAAAAAGGGCATCCTTCAGCTGGCTGCCGAACTGGCCTACACCCACCATGAGCGGTGGGACGGTTCGGGCTATCCTCGGGGACTGGCCGGGCAGTCCATACCCCTCTCGGGGCGCATCGTTGCGATTGCGGATGTGTTTGATGCCCTGACCCACACCCGGGTCTATAAGAAGGCCTGGACCATGGAGGATGCCCTGGATTACATCGGCCAAAACGGGGGCACTCAATTCGACCCAGAATTAGCCCGGCGATTCGTTCAATCCCGGGAAGAAATCAAAAGAATCTTCAATAAATACGAGGAAGGGTAA